The Paracoccus sp. MA DNA segment AGCGCGCACCAGCGCATCGTCCATCGCCAGGTGGAAGGCGCCATAGCGCCGGATGCCCTTCTTGTCCCCCAGCGCCCGGGCCAAGGCCTGGCCGATGGCGATGCCGGTATCCTCGACCGTGTGGTGGTCGTCGACATGCATGTCGCCCTTGGCCCGCACCGTCAGGTCGATCAGCGAATGCCGCGCCAGCTGGTCCAGCATGTGATCGAAGAAGCCGACGCCGGTGCGGTTGTCGTAGCGGCCGCTGCCGTCCAGGTCCAGCTCGACCTCGATCTGCGTTTCGGCCGTGTCGCGGGTGATCTTTGCGCGGCGCATCTGGCGTCTCTCCTCATCAGGCTCGCCGCCTTATAGGACCCGATCCGGCGGCTGAAAAGCGCGGGATGCGGCGGGAAACCGCACCCATCCTTGTCATATGGCCGATGCAATGCCAAAAAGTGACAAGCGACCCACAAGGGCGACCCGCAAGGACAAGCGACCCGAAAGGATCCCGGCCGATGAGAGACGACCTGAACGCCAGCGAAAAGCGGCTGATCGCGGCCCTGGACCGCATCGACCAATTCCTCGACCGTGCGGACCTGGCGCGCCGCACCGCCTCCGGACCCCCGGCCGGCGATGCCGAAGGCGCCGAGGCGCGGCTGCGCGAGATTCAGGCCGAAAATCAGCGCCTCTCGCAAGACCTTGCCGCGCTGCACGAGCGCCAGGCGGCCATGCTGGCCGACTGCGAGGCGCGGCTGGCCGAGGCGCATCAGCGGCTGGTCCATGCCGGGCAGGAAGCCGCCCGGCTCTCGGCCGCGAACGAGGCCTTGGCCGAGGCCAACCGCGCCCTGATCGCGGCCCAGGGCGGCGGCGAGTCGCCGGACGAGACCCGCCGGGCGCTGGAGGCCGAGATCGAATCGCTGCGCGCCGCCCGCTCTGCCGAGATCGCGCAGATGGGCGAGATCATCGACGCGCTGGACCGGATGATCGACCTGCCGCCGCAGGCGGGGCCGGCAGGTGCGTCCGAAACCGGAACCGCCGCGCCGGTCGAGGACGGCCCGGCCGAGCCGGCGGGGCGGAGCGAGGAGCCGGCCGGCGACCTGGCCCGGGAAGGCGCCAATCTGGACGGGGAAAGGGGCTGAGCCATGGCCGAAGTCGATTTCACGATCGGGCACAAATCCTATACGCTGGCCTGCCAGGAGGGCGAGGAGCGGCTGCTGAAACGCGCCGCGGGCCTTCTGGATGCCGAGGCGCGGGTGATCCTGGAACAGGCCGGCCGCATGCCCGAGCCGCGGCTGCTGCTGTTGTCGGGGCTGATGCTGGCCGACCGCACCTCGGCGCTGGAGGATCGCGTCGCCTCGCTGGAACGCGAACTGGCGCGGCTGAAGACCAATCCGCAGCGCGTCGAGGTGCCGGTGGTGCCCGAAAGCCTCGCCGAGGCCATGGCCGAACTGGCGGCGCGGGCCGAGGCCCTGGCCCAGAAGGCCGAGGACCAGACGGCGGGCTGATCCCCCGCCCGCGCCGTCCCATGAGTATTTGAAGAATCGGTGAAGAACAGGCCGCGCCGATGATGCGCGGGCTGCCTGTTCGCATGTTCCCTTGCCGGGGTTCGCTGTCCGGGGCGAATCCGCCGGCGAGGAGCCGGGATTCTTTCCGCCTTGGGCGGGATCGGGCGAACAATTCCCGGCATGGAGCAGAAATGGAAGCGTAACATATTGAAATACATCAATATTAAAAACGATGGTTTAACGCGTCTTTTCTCTTGAAATAAACGATAAAGCCTGTCGTAATTACGGTCATGAGGAGAGCCCTCGTGGCAGAGTAAAGAGGACAAGGCACCATGATCCGCACCATTCGCGTGACCGACAGCCAGCTGGCCCATGGCCGGGTGATCCGCCGCCATCTGGACGGCCGCATCACGGTCGAGGACGGCACCAAGCGCATGACCGGCTATCCGCTGAATCCCGGTTTCTGGGGCCGCTGCCTGGGTCTTTCGATGCGGGGTGTGATGGCCGTGGCGGCGACCGTGGCCGGGCTGGGTCTGGCCGGGCAGGTTCATGCCGACAATACGCTGCTGAATGTCAGCTACGACCCGAC contains these protein-coding regions:
- the hisB gene encoding imidazoleglycerol-phosphate dehydratase HisB, with amino-acid sequence MRRAKITRDTAETQIEVELDLDGSGRYDNRTGVGFFDHMLDQLARHSLIDLTVRAKGDMHVDDHHTVEDTGIAIGQALARALGDKKGIRRYGAFHLAMDDALVRAALDLSARPYLVWNVDFPAQKIGSFDTELVREFFQALSTHGGITLHVDRLHGLNAHHIAEAAFKAVARALREAVEPDPRMAGVLPSTKGAL
- a CDS encoding cell division protein ZapA codes for the protein MAEVDFTIGHKSYTLACQEGEERLLKRAAGLLDAEARVILEQAGRMPEPRLLLLSGLMLADRTSALEDRVASLERELARLKTNPQRVEVPVVPESLAEAMAELAARAEALAQKAEDQTAG